AACAACTTGTCCAGCATGTGACTCCAACGCCACATTTTACAAGCCAAGTTCCGCCTCCACATCATGGAGGCACCTTTACAGATCATGAATTCCCTGCCCATGCAGTCACAAGTCCAGCTCCACATCACGAGAATATAGTCTTACACCAGGGAACACCTGTTTCTCATGTTACAAGTCCAATCCCACATCATGGAGGTTCATTTGTGCGACATGGAATTCCTCTTCCAGTCCCAAATCATGAAAGCTCAGGCTCACACCATGGAAGCCATGCTCCCCTGATCTCTAGTCCAGCTCCTCTTCATGAAACCCTAGTGCCATTGATTTCAAGCCCTACCCCTCATCATGGCGGCTCATTTGTACATCATGGTAGTCCTGTCCATCTTCTTTCGAGCCCTGCCCCTCATCATGGCAGTTCATTTTCACATCATGGAAGTCCTGTCCCTTTGCTTTCGAGCCCTGCTCCTCATCATGGCATTTCATCTTCACATCATGGAAGTCCTGACCCTCATCATGGCATTTCATTTTCACATCATGGTAGTCCTGTCCCTCTGCTTTCGAGCCCTGCTCCACATCATGGCATTTCATTTTCACATCAAGGAAATCCTTTCCCTCTGCTATCAAGCCCTTCTCCTCACCATGATAGCTCATTTTCACAGCATGGAAGTCCTGTCCCTCTGCTTTCCAGTCCAGCTCCTCATCTTGAAAGTTCACATCATGGAAGTCCAGGCCCTTTCATCTCAAGTCCAGTCCCTCATCATGAAAGACCTCTCAATTTTATTTCTAGTCCTGCCCCTCACCAGGAAAGTTCACATCATGGAAGTCCAGGCCCTTTCATCTCAAGTCCAATCCCTCATCATGAAAGACCTCTCAATTTTATTACAAGTCCTGCCCCTCATCAAGAAAGTTCACATCATGGAAGTCCAGGCCCTTTCATCTCAAGTCCAATCCCTCATCATGAAAGACCTCTCAATTTTATTACAAGTCTTACCCCTCATCAGGAAAGTTCACACCATGGAAGTCCAGGCCCTTTCATCTCAAGTCCAATCCCTCATCATGAAAGACCTCTCAATTTTATTACAAGACCTACCCCTCATCAAGAAAGTTCACATCATGGAAGTCCAGGCCCTTTCATCTCAAGTCCAATCCCTCATCATGAAAGACCTCTCAATTTTATTACAAGTCCTGCCCCTCATCAAGAAAGTTCACATCATGGAAGTCCAGGCCCTTTCATCTCAAGTCCAATCCCTCATCATGAAAGACCTCTCAATTTTATTTCTAGTCCTGTCCCTCATCAAGAAAGTTCACATCATGGAAGTCCAGGCCCTTTCATCTCAAGTCCAATCCCTCATCATGAAAGACCTCTCAATTTTATTACAAGACCTACCCCTCATCAAGAAAGTTCACATCATGGAAGTCCAGGCCCTTTCATCTCAAGTCCAATCCCTCATCATGAAAGACCTCTCAATTTTATTACAAGTCCTGTCCCTCATCAAGAAAGTTCACATCATGGAAGTCCAGGCCCTTTCATCTCAAGTCCAATCCCTCATCATGAAAGACCTCTCAATTTTATTTCTAGTCCTGCCCCTCATCATGAAAGGTCATTTTCACATAGTGAGAGACCTCTCCATTTGATTTCAAGCCCTTCCCCTCATCATGGAAGTTCACGCCATGGGAGTCCTGTTCCACTGATATCAAATCAGTTTCCCCATCATAGAAATTCCTTTTTACATCTTGGTAGGCCAAATTCCCATTTATCAGATGACAGGGGCCCTGGATCTTTCAGTTTGGGTTTGGGCCCTCACCATGATGGATCAATTTCCCATCCCGGAAGACCAGGTCCTTTGATTTCTACCCAAATTCCAAATCATCACGAAAGCTCAGTTTCAAATCAACTTCCGATTCATGAAGAGATAGTTTCACACCCCAACCCAGCTTTTCACTTTGGAAACTCTTTTCCCTTTATATCTAGTCCAGCCCCTACTCATGGAGGTTCTAGAATAGGACATGG
Above is a window of Palaemon carinicauda isolate YSFRI2023 chromosome 30, ASM3689809v2, whole genome shotgun sequence DNA encoding:
- the LOC137623274 gene encoding mucin-4-like, yielding MTSVTRHARGLEFKVILILLLVAVKGEGESDADAEPQEDPSQFLFSYGVNDDKTGNSFAHQQATDGTGTQGEYRVALPDGRTQVVSYTADENGYNAVVTYEGVAVHPEDESQAGPVGKRRPIPSSPHPSRQRPVVTSSPIHHPPNHAPHENQILIHPATPAPHFSSQNPIFPVSDLAIDVPVFQDHAHLQNLEHSSLIHPPEGNFLTQQSPKLRRSRPVVPKPSLVNSHGPTQSGFDFPLGTSPNNPFFTGLSEQQLLAEPLHFPQGNSQFDQDFQQHQNIHENFPQDVNPQNVFIDIPKINPELSNGLDLGQTTDLSLFIPEEDLHNGNFPGLLSNSISLHQIPFSSRGGFFVNDGNPINFPGTPAQFHSNHIPDQITTVRHHGTPVNDHIPLNFHPINSVSPHSSSFPHDHNVAFPLSPQPHHGLSVAHERIPPHHHTIPEPHHGSPAPIHDHDGFLTDVFEHNNNPGSSPGHGIIPTTFHPPFLSEQLVQHVTPTPHFTSQVPPPHHGGTFTDHEFPAHAVTSPAPHHENIVLHQGTPVSHVTSPIPHHGGSFVRHGIPLPVPNHESSGSHHGSHAPLISSPAPLHETLVPLISSPTPHHGGSFVHHGSPVHLLSSPAPHHGSSFSHHGSPVPLLSSPAPHHGISSSHHGSPDPHHGISFSHHGSPVPLLSSPAPHHGISFSHQGNPFPLLSSPSPHHDSSFSQHGSPVPLLSSPAPHLESSHHGSPGPFISSPVPHHERPLNFISSPAPHQESSHHGSPGPFISSPIPHHERPLNFITSPAPHQESSHHGSPGPFISSPIPHHERPLNFITSLTPHQESSHHGSPGPFISSPIPHHERPLNFITRPTPHQESSHHGSPGPFISSPIPHHERPLNFITSPAPHQESSHHGSPGPFISSPIPHHERPLNFISSPVPHQESSHHGSPGPFISSPIPHHERPLNFITRPTPHQESSHHGSPGPFISSPIPHHERPLNFITSPVPHQESSHHGSPGPFISSPIPHHERPLNFISSPAPHHERSFSHSERPLHLISSPSPHHGSSRHGSPVPLISNQFPHHRNSFLHLGRPNSHLSDDRGPGSFSLGLGPHHDGSISHPGRPGPLISTQIPNHHESSVSNQLPIHEEIVSHPNPAFHFGNSFPFISSPAPTHGGSRIGHGTPVPQITTTAPHHGSPLPHHIDNIPHSPTPSAPFLSSTFRPNIPQPFLSSPPEQRGSLRPLQLSRPRGNILSTSRKRGNRRRNNFPKTLAPFLPGGPTLDREQVLRHKGVARSLAKRNAKINS